In Acidimicrobiales bacterium, a single genomic region encodes these proteins:
- a CDS encoding MFS transporter has product MRVRRPWWILGVLCVSLLMIGLDNTILSVALPTLVRDLHASSSQLQWIVDSYTIVFAGLLLVAGSLGDRFGRKWALLVGLAVFNVGSVLSAFAGSPEVLIGTRALMGVGGALVMPATLSILTNVFVEARQREKAIGIWAGVVGVGVAIGPIAGGLLLQHFWWGSVFLVNVPIVTAGMLACAFLVPNSADPGVPRLDPVGFALSIAGLCVLLWGIIEAPTTGWGSTRVLAGMAGGIAILAAFLVWELHTDHPMVNLGFFRNRRFSASCAAVALVVFALFGMLFVETQHLQFVLGYSALDAGIRFIPVAGTLLLGGPLSTVLVRRLGTKAVAGAGLVMVSAGLAWLATVSDGSTYLSAVLGPFIIMGLGMGLTMAPATEAIMGSLPRAQAGVGSAMNSAVMQVGGAMGVAVIGSVLASGYRSVVGGTLAGHAVPPVAASAIKSSVGGALEVAHRAPGALGAALAAVARHGFVHGMELAMPLAAGVALAGALVVLVFLPARAEGDPDAAEPADHEAQPVASAAAGDEREPVPAPVGARR; this is encoded by the coding sequence GTGCGAGTGCGGAGACCGTGGTGGATTCTCGGGGTGTTGTGCGTGAGCCTGCTGATGATCGGGCTCGACAACACCATCCTCAGCGTGGCCCTGCCCACCCTGGTGCGCGACCTGCACGCCTCGTCGAGCCAGCTGCAGTGGATCGTCGACTCGTACACGATCGTCTTCGCCGGCCTCCTGCTGGTCGCCGGCAGCCTGGGGGACCGCTTCGGGCGGAAGTGGGCCCTGCTCGTCGGTTTGGCCGTGTTCAACGTGGGGTCGGTCCTCTCGGCCTTCGCCGGCTCGCCCGAGGTCCTGATCGGCACCAGGGCGCTGATGGGCGTGGGCGGAGCGTTGGTCATGCCGGCCACGTTGTCCATCCTGACCAACGTCTTCGTCGAGGCCCGGCAGCGGGAGAAGGCGATCGGCATCTGGGCCGGGGTGGTCGGCGTCGGGGTGGCGATCGGGCCGATCGCCGGCGGGCTCCTGCTCCAGCACTTCTGGTGGGGCTCGGTGTTCCTGGTCAACGTTCCGATCGTGACGGCGGGCATGCTGGCGTGCGCGTTCCTGGTGCCCAACTCCGCCGATCCCGGTGTCCCCCGCCTCGACCCGGTGGGCTTCGCACTCTCCATCGCCGGGCTCTGCGTGCTGCTGTGGGGAATCATCGAGGCGCCCACCACCGGGTGGGGATCGACACGGGTCCTGGCCGGCATGGCCGGCGGGATCGCCATCCTCGCTGCCTTCCTGGTCTGGGAGCTCCACACCGATCACCCCATGGTGAACCTGGGGTTCTTTCGCAACCGCAGGTTCAGCGCCTCGTGTGCGGCCGTGGCGCTCGTGGTCTTCGCCCTGTTCGGCATGCTGTTCGTGGAGACTCAGCACCTGCAGTTCGTGCTGGGCTACTCGGCGCTGGATGCGGGTATCAGGTTCATCCCCGTGGCGGGCACGCTGCTCCTCGGGGGGCCGCTGTCCACTGTTCTGGTGCGCCGGCTCGGGACCAAGGCGGTGGCGGGTGCCGGCCTCGTGATGGTGTCCGCAGGACTGGCCTGGCTGGCCACCGTCTCGGACGGGTCGACGTACCTGTCCGCCGTACTGGGCCCGTTCATCATCATGGGCCTGGGCATGGGTCTCACCATGGCCCCGGCCACCGAGGCGATCATGGGCTCTCTTCCGAGGGCCCAGGCCGGAGTGGGCTCGGCCATGAACAGCGCCGTCATGCAGGTCGGTGGGGCCATGGGCGTCGCCGTCATCGGCAGCGTCTTGGCGTCCGGCTACCGGTCGGTCGTCGGCGGCACGCTGGCCGGTCACGCCGTCCCCCCCGTGGCGGCCTCGGCGATCAAGAGCTCCGTGGGTGGCGCCCTCGAGGTGGCGCACCGAGCTCCGGGCGCCCTGGGCGCGGCGCTGGCTGCGGTCGCCCGCCACGGCTTCGTCCACGGGATGGAGCTGGCGATGCCGCTGGCTGCGGGTGTGGCCCTGGCCGGGGCCCTGGTGGTGCTGGTCTTCCTGCCCGCTCGGGCCGAGGGTGACCCCGACGCCGCCGAGCCGGCCGACCACGAGGCGCAGCCGGTAGCGTCGGCCGCGGCGGGGGACGAGCGGGAGCCCGTGCCCGCCCCCGTCGGGGCCCGCCGATGA
- a CDS encoding GtrA family protein: MDVGLDTAVAPTRGTQGERALVWWRSPLVTRVVRYALGSVVASLVSLVTFVVVYGVLGGLSPRQSSVAASLVGMIPAYFLNRNWAWGRRGRSHLVKEIIPYLAASLLGLVAAMWSVDVASSHVKSFTTDKTLQVTLVAMAYAGTYAALWIVKFLFFNVLFTRPHGGGDAVPAPGERDL, translated from the coding sequence ATGGACGTGGGGCTCGACACCGCGGTGGCCCCGACCAGGGGGACGCAGGGGGAGCGGGCCCTCGTCTGGTGGCGCAGCCCGCTCGTGACCCGGGTCGTGCGCTACGCCCTGGGCTCGGTGGTGGCCAGCCTGGTGAGCCTGGTTACCTTCGTCGTCGTCTACGGCGTCCTCGGCGGCCTCAGCCCCCGTCAGTCGAGCGTCGCCGCCAGCCTGGTGGGCATGATTCCGGCGTACTTCCTCAACCGGAACTGGGCATGGGGCCGCCGGGGCCGCTCGCATCTGGTGAAGGAGATCATCCCCTATCTGGCCGCGTCCCTGCTGGGCCTGGTGGCGGCCATGTGGTCGGTGGACGTCGCCTCCAGCCACGTGAAGTCGTTCACGACCGACAAGACCCTCCAGGTGACGCTGGTGGCCATGGCCTATGCGGGGACGTACGCCGCCCTCTGGATCGTGAAGTTTCTGTTCTTCAACGTCCTGTTCACCCGGCCCCATGGGGGCGGCGACGCCGTGCCCGCGCCCGGCGAACGGGACCTCTGA
- a CDS encoding TetR/AcrR family transcriptional regulator: MSPLVGASVLKRGPGRPRSAEAHRAILDAVLTLLAEEGFSRMSVEGVAARAGVGKATVYRRWPSKVPLVIEAIDTVASERISVPDTGTVRGDLTEFLTQLVRAMGGPDGRLVAPLLEAMSRSPALAAAVRRDLIAPRRDVANEIIRRGIDRGELRPDLHIDVALDAPVAIVFHRLLLTGETVDEGLVHRIVDQLLDGIAAQDRPTRDSNRVQ; the protein is encoded by the coding sequence ATGAGCCCGCTGGTGGGGGCGTCAGTGCTCAAGCGCGGCCCTGGTCGGCCCCGCAGCGCCGAGGCCCACCGGGCCATCCTCGACGCCGTGCTGACGCTGCTGGCCGAGGAGGGTTTCAGCCGCATGAGTGTCGAGGGTGTCGCGGCCCGGGCGGGCGTCGGCAAGGCCACGGTCTATCGGCGCTGGCCGTCCAAGGTGCCCCTGGTGATCGAGGCGATCGACACGGTGGCGTCAGAGCGGATCTCGGTCCCGGACACCGGAACCGTTCGAGGTGACCTCACCGAGTTCCTCACGCAGCTCGTTCGGGCCATGGGTGGACCCGATGGCCGTCTGGTCGCCCCGCTGCTCGAGGCCATGAGCCGCAGTCCAGCGCTGGCTGCCGCCGTTCGGAGGGACCTCATCGCGCCCCGTCGTGACGTCGCCAACGAGATCATCCGGCGGGGTATCGACAGGGGCGAGCTGCGCCCCGACCTCCACATCGACGTGGCGTTGGACGCTCCCGTGGCGATCGTCTTCCACCGGCTCCTCCTCACCGGAGAGACCGTCGACGAGGGGCTGGTCCACCGGATCGTCGATCAGCTCCTCGACGGCATAGCCGCCCAGGATCGGCCGACTCGGGATTCGAATAGGGTGCAGTAA
- a CDS encoding DNA translocase FtsK 4TM domain-containing protein, whose translation MNTTKRRPSGPTRRRTTRSRRTRRGLGASMGRLFSGGSRSRPRPRTRQGPSLGARTVAGAADLVGRLVRQPADVWGLVLLVAGVLAGLAVYADLLGPGGRLFDHAGRSILGWAVALVPPGLALVGWVLVRGREDVEPEPVRSIVGATLVLVSVSGLADLAAGAPRLADRLATLRDAGGYLGAAVGYPLHLALATWGASIVLFTTLALGLLTVTGTTVREAATALAGGVAALGQLGRRAVEAATAAAADGRGASRGAHSRGASAGPRPRGAAESNGAESDEVDEVDEADEAAEPPVDGGAPSTTSSPEDGESSEDRRLAAASVAAAAGVTPFTAGRDRGGPVEQLKMELGPTVGSWSLPPGRLLSASQAQKVDRRQVETAGRMLEDALAAHGVATRLVGMTVGPTVTRYELELGAGVKVARVTSLSKDIAYAMASPDVRILAPIPGRSAIGVEVPNRQRQLVALADILSSDEARRAVHPLEVALGRDIAGRPVMVNLAEMPHVLIAGATGAGKSSCINSVVTSILMRSTPDQVRLILVDPKRVELGHYNGLPHLLTQVVVNPKRAANALTWAVHEMERRYDLLAEAGMRDIAGYNRAIDAGELVAEPNPDDGEERPVNPLPYVLVVVDELNDLMMVAARDVEESICRIAQMARAVGIHLVIATQRPSVDVITGVIKANIPSRLAFSVSSLADSRVILDQAGAERLIGKGDLLLLTASSSNPRRLQGPWVGETEVRAVVAHWRRQSQPRYVEGVEGDAPSGDDRSFGDEGDDEELVAQAMELVVRSQLGSTSMLQRKLRVGFARAGRLMDLLERRGIVGPSEGSKARAVLMTPEELDQRA comes from the coding sequence GTGAACACCACGAAACGCCGCCCCAGCGGGCCGACCAGGCGCCGAACCACCCGATCCCGGCGCACCCGCCGGGGGTTGGGGGCGTCGATGGGCCGCCTCTTCAGCGGCGGGTCGAGATCTCGCCCGCGGCCGCGCACGCGCCAGGGACCGTCACTCGGTGCGCGAACGGTCGCCGGCGCCGCTGACCTGGTCGGCCGTCTGGTACGCCAGCCCGCCGACGTGTGGGGCCTGGTCCTGCTGGTCGCGGGCGTGCTCGCCGGTCTCGCCGTGTACGCCGACCTCCTCGGACCGGGCGGGCGGCTCTTCGACCACGCCGGGCGCTCCATCCTCGGGTGGGCGGTCGCTCTGGTGCCACCGGGGCTGGCGCTGGTCGGCTGGGTGCTCGTGCGCGGACGCGAGGACGTCGAGCCGGAGCCGGTTCGCAGCATCGTGGGAGCGACCCTGGTGCTGGTGTCCGTCAGCGGGTTGGCCGACCTCGCCGCCGGTGCTCCCCGGCTGGCGGACAGGCTCGCCACTCTCCGGGACGCGGGTGGCTACTTGGGGGCCGCGGTCGGCTATCCCCTTCATCTCGCCCTGGCCACCTGGGGTGCATCCATCGTGCTGTTCACCACCCTCGCGCTCGGGCTGTTGACGGTGACCGGTACCACCGTGCGCGAGGCAGCGACCGCCCTCGCCGGCGGTGTGGCCGCCCTGGGCCAACTCGGGCGCCGGGCGGTGGAGGCGGCGACCGCCGCTGCGGCCGACGGTCGGGGTGCTAGTCGGGGCGCCCACTCGCGCGGTGCGAGCGCCGGTCCGCGGCCTCGCGGTGCGGCGGAGTCGAACGGTGCCGAGAGCGACGAGGTCGACGAGGTCGACGAGGCCGACGAGGCCGCGGAGCCGCCGGTCGACGGCGGCGCGCCCAGCACCACATCGTCGCCCGAGGATGGCGAGTCGTCCGAGGACCGCCGCTTGGCAGCGGCGTCGGTGGCTGCGGCCGCCGGCGTGACGCCGTTCACTGCGGGCCGCGATCGGGGCGGGCCGGTCGAGCAGCTCAAGATGGAGCTCGGTCCCACGGTTGGATCGTGGTCGCTGCCGCCAGGGCGGCTGCTGAGCGCCAGCCAGGCCCAGAAGGTCGACCGCCGCCAGGTCGAGACCGCGGGCAGGATGCTCGAGGACGCCCTCGCCGCCCACGGGGTGGCCACCAGGCTGGTGGGAATGACCGTGGGTCCGACGGTGACCCGCTACGAGCTCGAGCTGGGCGCCGGAGTCAAGGTGGCCAGAGTGACGAGCCTGTCGAAGGACATCGCCTACGCCATGGCCTCTCCGGACGTTCGGATCCTGGCGCCCATTCCCGGGCGCTCGGCGATCGGGGTGGAAGTGCCCAACCGCCAGCGCCAGCTGGTGGCGCTGGCCGATATCCTGAGCTCCGACGAGGCCCGCCGGGCCGTCCACCCCCTCGAGGTGGCCCTGGGCCGCGACATCGCCGGGCGGCCGGTGATGGTCAACCTGGCCGAGATGCCGCACGTGCTCATCGCCGGCGCCACGGGCGCCGGCAAGTCCTCGTGCATCAACTCGGTCGTCACCTCGATCCTGATGCGTTCCACCCCCGACCAGGTGCGGCTCATCCTGGTGGACCCGAAGCGGGTCGAGCTCGGCCACTACAACGGCCTGCCGCACCTCCTCACCCAGGTCGTGGTGAACCCAAAGCGGGCCGCCAACGCCCTCACCTGGGCGGTGCACGAGATGGAGCGCCGTTACGACCTCTTGGCCGAGGCGGGAATGCGCGACATCGCCGGCTACAACCGGGCTATCGACGCCGGCGAGCTCGTGGCCGAGCCGAACCCCGACGACGGGGAGGAGCGGCCCGTGAATCCCCTGCCCTACGTGCTCGTCGTCGTCGACGAGCTCAACGACCTCATGATGGTGGCGGCACGCGACGTCGAGGAGTCGATCTGCCGGATCGCCCAGATGGCCCGCGCCGTGGGCATCCATCTCGTCATCGCCACCCAGCGACCGTCGGTCGACGTGATCACCGGTGTGATCAAGGCCAACATCCCGTCCCGGCTGGCCTTCTCGGTCTCGTCGCTCGCGGACAGCCGCGTCATCCTCGATCAGGCGGGGGCGGAGCGGCTGATCGGCAAGGGCGATCTCCTCCTGCTCACGGCGTCCTCGAGCAACCCCCGTCGTCTCCAGGGTCCCTGGGTCGGCGAGACCGAGGTCCGCGCCGTCGTCGCCCACTGGCGCCGCCAGAGCCAGCCCCGGTACGTCGAGGGCGTCGAGGGCGACGCCCCGTCGGGGGACGACCGCAGCTTCGGCGACGAGGGTGACGACGAGGAGCTGGTCGCCCAGGCCATGGAGCTGGTGGTCCGGTCGCAGCTGGGCTCGACCTCGATGCTCCAGCGGAAGTTGCGAGTGGGCTTCGCCCGGGCTGGTAGGTTGATGGACCTGCTGGAGCGGCGCGGCATCGTAGGCCCGTCGGAGGGTTCCAAGGCCCGTGCCGTGCTGATGACCCCCGAGGAGCTTGATCAGCGGGCATGA
- a CDS encoding ribonuclease J: MSPLADPVRIVFLGGLGEIGRNCACIELEGRILLLDCGLMFPNLEMPGVDLVLPDFTYLRENADRVEACILTHGHEDHTGGLAYLLQDLSSLPVYGSSLTLGLARNRIEEAGMLARVELIPVADGERRRIGPFDVEFIPVTHSVPHGFATAFHTPQGVLLHSGDFKLDLTPVDGRRTDLSRIGAIASEHGIRLLLSDSTNAEEPGYTASESSVGVALRGLFEEHRDKRIITACFASHVHRVQQVCDAAIRSGRYVATLGRSMAKNVALARELGVLRLPDQALIDIERLDEFDPAEVCVVSTGSQGEPMSALSLMAASENKWLRVGEGDLVIISANAIPGNEWAVAKVIDGLYRLGAEVVHSDQAQIHASGHGKQGELQTMLAVAKPEAFIPVHGEFRHLTHHARLAEGMGVNQSKVLLCEDGDVVTLDDGVIARTGQVPAGYLYVDGIVGDVGHGVLRDRRALSAEGLIVVVVMMDGQAGKLLTGPEIITRGWVHAPEAEGLLDDARAAVQASLEEAIEEGATDHDTLRRHARAAMGRIVGERTRRRPMIVPVVMEA; this comes from the coding sequence GTGAGCCCGTTGGCTGATCCCGTCCGGATCGTCTTCCTGGGCGGGCTGGGGGAGATCGGTCGCAACTGCGCCTGCATCGAGCTGGAAGGCCGCATCCTGCTGCTCGACTGCGGGCTGATGTTCCCCAATCTCGAGATGCCCGGCGTCGACCTGGTGCTGCCCGACTTCACCTACCTGCGCGAGAACGCCGATCGCGTCGAGGCGTGCATCCTCACCCACGGCCACGAGGACCACACGGGCGGGCTGGCCTATCTGCTGCAGGACCTCTCGTCGCTGCCGGTCTACGGCTCGTCCCTCACCCTCGGCCTGGCCCGCAATCGCATCGAGGAGGCAGGGATGCTCGCCCGGGTCGAGCTGATCCCGGTCGCCGACGGCGAACGGCGCCGCATCGGCCCCTTCGATGTCGAGTTCATCCCCGTGACCCATTCGGTCCCTCACGGCTTCGCCACTGCCTTCCACACCCCGCAGGGAGTCCTGCTGCACTCGGGGGACTTCAAGCTCGACCTGACTCCGGTCGACGGCCGCCGCACCGACCTGTCGCGGATCGGCGCCATCGCGTCGGAGCACGGCATCCGCCTGCTGCTGTCCGATTCCACCAACGCCGAGGAGCCCGGTTACACGGCGAGCGAGTCGTCCGTCGGCGTGGCCCTGCGGGGCCTGTTCGAGGAGCACAGGGACAAGCGAATCATCACGGCCTGCTTCGCCAGCCACGTGCACCGCGTCCAGCAGGTGTGCGACGCAGCCATTCGAAGCGGGCGGTACGTGGCCACGCTGGGGCGGTCGATGGCCAAGAACGTCGCCCTGGCGCGCGAGCTCGGCGTGCTCCGCCTGCCCGACCAGGCCCTGATCGACATCGAGCGCCTGGACGAGTTCGACCCCGCCGAGGTCTGCGTCGTCTCCACCGGCTCGCAGGGAGAGCCGATGTCGGCGCTGTCGCTCATGGCGGCGAGCGAGAACAAGTGGTTGCGGGTAGGCGAGGGCGACCTGGTCATCATCAGCGCCAACGCCATACCGGGCAACGAGTGGGCGGTGGCCAAGGTGATCGACGGCCTGTACCGGCTCGGGGCCGAGGTGGTGCATTCCGATCAGGCCCAGATCCACGCCAGCGGGCACGGCAAGCAGGGCGAGCTGCAGACCATGCTCGCGGTCGCCAAGCCGGAGGCGTTCATCCCTGTCCATGGGGAGTTCCGCCACCTCACCCACCACGCCCGGCTGGCCGAGGGCATGGGTGTGAACCAGTCGAAGGTGCTGTTGTGCGAGGACGGAGACGTCGTGACCCTGGACGACGGCGTCATCGCCAGGACGGGCCAGGTGCCGGCCGGCTATCTGTACGTCGACGGGATCGTGGGCGACGTCGGCCACGGTGTCCTGCGCGACCGCCGGGCACTGTCCGCCGAGGGGCTGATCGTGGTCGTGGTCATGATGGACGGGCAGGCAGGCAAGCTCCTCACCGGTCCCGAGATCATCACCCGGGGATGGGTGCACGCCCCCGAGGCCGAGGGCCTGCTGGACGATGCCCGGGCCGCCGTCCAGGCCAGCCTGGAGGAGGCTATCGAGGAAGGGGCTACCGATCACGACACGCTGCGGCGGCACGCGCGCGCGGCCATGGGCAGGATCGTCGGCGAGCGCACTCGGAGGCGGCCAATGATCGTCCCCGTGGTGATGGAGGCGTAG